A window of the Henckelia pumila isolate YLH828 chromosome 3, ASM3356847v2, whole genome shotgun sequence genome harbors these coding sequences:
- the LOC140890566 gene encoding uncharacterized protein: protein MDKNPAMQYKIEIENKRGEKLVGVLHESGSNEIVVVCHGFRCTKEQPIIRSISMALEDAGISVFRFDFTGNGDSQGLFQFGYYREVEDIRTVTQYFGTKNRAILAILGHSKGANVVLIYASKYHDVAAVVNVSGRYHLDRGLDKLLGADFEEQIKKHGYIDIGDGETRGVKRVTKESLMERLNVKMHEVCLSIDKSCRVFTIHGSRDKVVKLDDAKEFDKIIPNHMLHIIKGANHGYTEHQGELASTIVLYMQELLSAATQR, encoded by the exons ATGGATAAAAACCCGG CCATGCAGTATAAAATAGAAATCGAGAACAAGCGTGGCGAAAAGCTCGTCGGGGTGTTGCATGAGAGTGGCTCTAATGAAATCGTAGTTGTGTGCCATGGTTTTCGATGCACAAAG GAACAACCGATTATAAGGAGCATTTCCATGGCATTAGAAGATGCAGGGATTAGCGTGTTTCGCTTCGATTTCACTGGTAACGG GGACAGCCAAGGTTTGTTTCAGTTCGGTTACTATAGAGAGGTTGAAGACATACGAACAGTGACTCAATACTTTGGCACTAAAAATCGCGCTATACTTGCGATTCTTGGACATAGTAAAG GCGCCAATGTTGTACTCATTTACGCATCTAAATACCATGACGTCGCTGCGGTGGTAAACGTTTCTGGCCGCTATCATCTTGACAGAGGCCTTGATAAGCTTCTGGGAGCTGATTTTGAGGAACAAATCAAGAAACATGGATATATTGATATTGGAGATGGTGAAACAAGGGGGGTTAAACGAGTCACCAAGGAAAGTTTGATGGAGAGACTTAATGTGAAAATGCACGAAGTTTGCCTCTCAATAGATAAAAGCTGCAG GGTGTTCACGATCCACGGCTCTCGTGATAAAGTCGTCAAGTTAGACGATGCAAAGGAATTCGACAAGATTATACCAAACCACATGCTACACATCATAAAAGGAGCTAATCATGGCTACACTGAACATCAAGGTGAATTAGCTTCGACCATTGTGCTTTATATGCAAGAATTGTTATCAGCAGCTACGCAAAGATAA